In Juglans microcarpa x Juglans regia isolate MS1-56 chromosome 1S, Jm3101_v1.0, whole genome shotgun sequence, the genomic stretch TGTTCTAAACTACAAGAAAAGTCTCAAGGACTATTGCGATGGAAACTTGGACTACTTGACTGTAGTGTTCAAGGACTTGGGATCACAAGTCTCCTATCGTATACTTTTCTTCTGGGAGTACCTGGGTCCTTTGGTCCTTTATCCCATCTTTTACTACTTTCCTGTCTACCAGTACTTTGGCTACGAAGGGGAGCGCATCATCCATCCGGTTCAGACATATGCTTTATACTACTGGTGTTTCCACTACTTGAAGCGAATTTTGGAAACATTTTTTGTGCATAGGTTTAGCCATGCAACGTCACCACTGTCTAACGTGTTTCGTAATTGTGCATATTATTGGTCATTTGGCTCTTATATTGCTTACTGTGTGAACCACCCACTTTACACCCCTGTTAGTGACCTCCAAATGAAGATAGGGTTTGGATTTGGATTGCTTTGTCAAATCTCGAACTTCTATTGCCATATCTTGCTGAGGAATCTTCGCAAGCCTGATGGGAATGGAGGGTATCAAATTCCACATGGTTTTCTGTTCAATATTGTAACATGTGCAAATTACACAACAGAGATTTATCAGTGGTTAGGTTTCAACATTGCAACACAGACAGTTGCAGGTTATAGTTTTCTTGCAGTTGCTACTATTATCATGACCAATTGGGCCCTTGCAAAGCACCGGCGTTTGAAGAAGGTAACTTTATATTTGTTGAATAAGTAAAACTTTTAACTTCGTTTCTTTTTATAACCGCCTGCATTCCTCACAAAAAGTTCAGGTCCCTTTTCTGATTTAGGTAAGGTACCTTGGAGTTTCATCGGTAAACTGTAAATTACAATCTTGAttaggaaaagaaagaacataTCTAAGAAGGCACCGGATTGGTTTTGAGTGGATGTTTACTacacttttattattcttaaacttCGTTGAATTCATTGAATCCTATTTCATTattgctgttttgaaatttgttatttgatttgCATCTTCA encodes the following:
- the LOC121246438 gene encoding very-long-chain enoyl-CoA reductase-like; this translates as MKVTVVSRSGKEVIKGGIDLGDSATVADLQEAIHRRTRKFYPSRQRLTLPIQPGSKERPVVLNYKKSLKDYCDGNLDYLTVVFKDLGSQVSYRILFFWEYLGPLVLYPIFYYFPVYQYFGYEGERIIHPVQTYALYYWCFHYLKRILETFFVHRFSHATSPLSNVFRNCAYYWSFGSYIAYCVNHPLYTPVSDLQMKIGFGFGLLCQISNFYCHILLRNLRKPDGNGGYQIPHGFLFNIVTCANYTTEIYQWLGFNIATQTVAGYSFLAVATIIMTNWALAKHRRLKKIFDGKDGRPKYPRRWVIVPPFL